A region from the Microbacterium lacus genome encodes:
- the mutM gene encoding bifunctional DNA-formamidopyrimidine glycosylase/DNA-(apurinic or apyrimidinic site) lyase, producing MPELPEVEVVRAGLDPAVSGATVVGVSAWDERALTRYDGTAADFERVLTGRVLHGAARRGKFLWIPLAPAAGESQPAHALLAHLGMSGQLLLRTPGAPAERHERIRLEIQHPQHGELAVVFADQRTFGSLTVDPLTSTPDAAPGGLGTDQPLVPEQVAHIARDPLDPAFRDDRFREALRRKESAIKRVLLDQTVISGIGNIYADEALWRTRLHPETESRALSTRTVNRLLSEIRAVLHQALAEGGTSFDAQYVNVNGQAGYFAHSLNAYGRTGLPCPRCGRAIVRVSFMNRSSHYCPHCQRFRSTSVAGTLTGFAEKRRDGNSRNDTQSSAG from the coding sequence GTGCCGGAGCTTCCCGAGGTCGAGGTCGTCCGAGCGGGCCTCGACCCCGCCGTGTCCGGCGCCACCGTCGTCGGCGTCAGCGCGTGGGATGAGCGCGCACTGACGAGATACGACGGCACGGCCGCGGACTTCGAACGCGTCCTGACCGGACGGGTGCTGCACGGAGCGGCGCGACGCGGCAAGTTCCTCTGGATCCCGCTCGCGCCGGCGGCAGGCGAGTCACAGCCCGCCCACGCCCTCCTCGCTCACCTGGGCATGAGCGGACAGCTGCTCCTGCGGACGCCCGGTGCGCCCGCCGAGAGGCACGAGCGCATCCGCCTGGAGATCCAGCATCCGCAGCACGGTGAGCTGGCCGTCGTCTTCGCCGACCAGCGCACCTTCGGCTCACTCACGGTGGACCCCCTCACGTCGACGCCGGATGCCGCGCCCGGTGGGCTCGGCACGGATCAGCCGCTCGTCCCGGAACAGGTCGCCCACATCGCTCGCGATCCGCTCGATCCCGCTTTCCGTGACGACCGGTTCCGCGAGGCGCTGCGGCGGAAGGAGTCCGCGATCAAGCGGGTCCTGCTCGATCAGACGGTCATCAGCGGCATCGGCAACATCTACGCCGACGAAGCACTCTGGCGCACCCGGCTGCACCCTGAGACTGAGTCGCGAGCGCTCTCGACTCGTACCGTCAACCGTCTGCTGAGCGAGATCCGCGCGGTGCTGCACCAGGCGCTCGCGGAGGGGGGCACGAGTTTCGACGCCCAGTACGTCAACGTCAACGGGCAGGCCGGCTACTTCGCGCACTCCCTGAATGCCTACGGCCGCACCGGACTTCCCTGCCCGCGCTGCGGGCGCGCGATCGTACGCGTCTCCTTCATGAACCGCTCCAGCCACTACTGCCCGCACTGTCAGCGCTTCCGTTCGACTTCCGTCGCCGGCACGCTCACCGGATTCGCGGAGAAGCGCCGAGACGGCAACAGCCGGAACGACACTCAGAGCTCGGCGGGCTGA